One Oncorhynchus masou masou isolate Uvic2021 chromosome 18, UVic_Omas_1.1, whole genome shotgun sequence DNA window includes the following coding sequences:
- the LOC135503785 gene encoding serine/threonine-protein kinase SBK1-like: MSSPPLGSRGNMDILEELQLIAAQNLERLEVNKYYEVIRELGKGTYGKVDLVIHKIRGTKMALKFLRKKTTKLKSFLREYSISLYLSPCPFIINMFGIAFETDDYYVFAQEYALSGDLFDIIPPQVGLPETVAKRCVHQVAIALDYLHCKKLVHRDVKPENILIFDRECRKVKLSDFGMTRRAGSPVKRVSGTIPYTAPELCDTSRHEGFCVDYSTDVWAFGVLLFCMLTGNFPWEKALPSDSFYQEFTRWQRRRTGTVPSQWRRFTEQALRMFRRLLSVEQDRRCSVKEVFGYFSHSWMLDGDSNGNRGGGGERERERGGGGVRVEGDGSSTSSSSGEEDEEMLVERMKQQTLSPLSPPVSVERGTGGTKAGMTESGGGHHFVSVSTTSSVPSTNSYDRMPRDSSSNQPPGRILVATPIEICV; the protein is encoded by the exons ATGAGTTCGCCTCCGCTGGGTTCCCGTGGCAACATGGACATTCTGGAGGAGCTGCAGCTGATCGCAGCACAGAACCTGGAGAGGTTAGAGGTCAACAAGTATTATGAGGTCATCAGGGAGCTTGGCAAGGGCACTTACGGcaaggtggacctggtcatacaCAAGATCAGAG GCACCAAGATGGCCCTGAAGTTCCTGAGGAAGAAGACGACCAAGCTGAAGTCGTTCCTGAGGGAgtacagcatctctctctacctttctccctgtccctttATCATTAACATGTTTGGGATCGCCTTCGAGACTGACGACTACTACGTGTTCGCCCAGGAGTATGCCCTGTCCGGGGACCTCTTCGACATCATCCctccacag GTGGGTCTCCCGGAGACGGTTGCTAAGCGCTGTGTGCACCAGGTTGCCATCGCCCTGGACTACCTTCACTGTAAAAAGTTGGTGCACCGTGACGTCAAGCCCGAGAACATCCTCATCTTTGACCGCGAGTGCCGCAAGGTCAAACTGTCCGACTTCGGCATGACGCGCCGCGCCGGCTCACCAGTCAAACGG GTCAGCGGTACCATCCCCTACACGGCTCCGGAGCTGTGCGACACGTCTCGCCACGAGGGCTTCTGCGTGGACTACAGCACGGATGTGTGGGCCTTTGGCGTCCTCCTCTTCTGCATGCTGACCGGTAACTTCCCCTGGGAGAAGGCCCTGCCCTCCGACTCCTTCTACCAGGAGTTCACACGCTGGCAGAGACGGCGCACGGGCACCGTGCCCTCGCAGTGGCGCCGCTTCACTGAGCAGGCTCTCCGGATGTTCCGCAGGCTCCTCTCTGTGGAGCAGGACAGACGCTGCTCCGTCAAAGAGGTGTTTGGCTACTTCAGCCACAGCTGGATGCTGGATGGAGACAGCAACGGGAACAGAGgagggggcggagagagagagagggagagaggaggaggaggggtgagggtggAGGGAGACGGGAGCAGTACATCGTCCTCGTCtggagaagaggatgaggagatgCTGGTGGAGAGGATGAAGCAGcagactctgtctcctctctctcccccggtgTCTGTGGAGAGGGGCACTGGGGGGACAAAGGCAGGGATGACGGAGTCAGGTGGAGGACACCATTTTGTGTCTGTTTCTACCACCAGCTCTGTGCCCTCGACTAACAGCTATGACCGCATGCCCAGAGACAGCAGCAGCAACCAGCCCCCCGGACGCATACTGGTGGCTACGCCTATAGAGATCTGTGTCTGA